The Saccharomonospora cyanea NA-134 genome includes a region encoding these proteins:
- the nusA gene encoding transcription termination factor NusA, which produces MNVDIAALRAIERDKDIPFETVLEAIESALLTAYKHTEGHQPHAKIDIDRKTGYVRVLAYTLGADGEVEEEWDDTPEGFGRIAAATARQVILQRLRDAEHEKTYGEFSAQEGEIVAGVVQRDAKANARGMVIVQVGDTEGVLPAAEQVPGESYEHGSRLKAYVVGVARSARGPQITLSRTHPNLVRKLFALEVPEIADGTVEITAVAREAGHRSKIAVRSTVPGVNAKGACIGHVGARVRNVMSELGGEKIDIIDYSDDPARFVGNALSPAKVVSVSVVDERARTARVVVPDFQLSLAIGKEGQNARLAARLTGWRIDIRSDAAPDAGEQSEKRHPAATGSAD; this is translated from the coding sequence GTGAACGTCGACATCGCGGCGTTGCGCGCGATCGAACGGGACAAGGACATCCCCTTCGAGACGGTTCTGGAGGCCATCGAGAGTGCGCTGCTGACGGCGTACAAGCACACCGAGGGCCACCAGCCCCACGCGAAGATCGACATCGATCGCAAGACCGGCTACGTACGCGTGCTGGCCTACACGCTCGGTGCGGACGGCGAGGTGGAGGAGGAGTGGGACGACACTCCGGAAGGCTTCGGCCGGATCGCCGCCGCCACCGCCCGCCAGGTCATTCTCCAGCGGCTGCGTGACGCGGAGCACGAGAAGACCTACGGCGAGTTCTCGGCCCAGGAGGGCGAGATCGTGGCCGGTGTCGTGCAGCGCGACGCCAAGGCGAACGCCAGGGGCATGGTGATCGTTCAGGTCGGCGACACCGAGGGCGTGCTCCCCGCCGCCGAGCAGGTGCCGGGGGAAAGCTACGAGCACGGCTCCCGACTCAAGGCGTACGTCGTGGGTGTGGCCCGCTCGGCACGCGGTCCGCAGATCACGCTCTCCCGTACCCACCCCAACCTCGTGCGCAAGCTCTTCGCCCTGGAGGTGCCCGAGATCGCCGACGGTACCGTCGAGATCACGGCCGTGGCGAGGGAGGCAGGTCACCGTTCGAAGATCGCCGTGCGGTCCACCGTGCCCGGCGTGAACGCCAAGGGCGCCTGTATCGGCCACGTGGGCGCTCGGGTGCGCAACGTGATGAGCGAACTCGGCGGCGAGAAGATCGACATCATCGACTACTCGGACGATCCGGCACGCTTCGTCGGGAATGCCCTGTCGCCCGCGAAGGTTGTATCGGTGAGTGTGGTCGACGAGCGGGCCAGGACGGCCAGGGTCGTCGTACCCGACTTCCAGCTGTCCCTGGCGATCGGTAAGGAAGGTCAGAACGCCCGGCTCGCCGCACGGCTCACCGGGTGGCGGATCGACATCCGCAGTGACGCGGCCCCCGACGCGGGGGAGCAGAGCGAGAAGCGGCATCCCGCGGCGACCGGTTCCGCCGACTGA
- a CDS encoding YlxR family protein yields the protein MVRHPQPSSTRRTDGTSPVRLCVGCRQRASVGELSRVVASDGRLVVDERRRLPGRGAWLHPHPDCLSKAERRRAFPRALRVRGVLDTARVRHYVERLTESKAGVELPRPERTRKQVDPS from the coding sequence GTGGTGCGACACCCACAGCCGAGTTCGACGCGACGTACGGACGGAACCTCGCCGGTCCGTCTGTGTGTCGGATGTCGGCAACGGGCGTCGGTCGGCGAGTTGTCTCGCGTGGTCGCATCGGATGGGCGGTTGGTCGTCGACGAACGTCGGCGCTTGCCGGGCCGCGGAGCCTGGTTGCACCCGCACCCGGACTGCCTGTCCAAGGCCGAGCGGCGGCGGGCGTTCCCCCGTGCCCTTCGGGTAAGGGGGGTGCTCGACACCGCCCGTGTGCGGCATTATGTGGAGCGGCTCACCGAGAGCAAGGCGGGCGTGGAATTGCCACGCCCGGAACGGACAAGGAAGCAGGTCGACCCGTCATGA
- the infB gene encoding translation initiation factor IF-2, whose protein sequence is MAGKARVHELAKELGVTSKEVLAKLKEQGEFVKSASSTVEAPVARRLRDAFSSKDGKQSERPSGRDRASSPKPAPSGRGVPAPKPAPPQRPQPQQSQQSQPQQGQAKPTPPQAPKPGPRPGPKPGPAPKQGEQAPAAKAKEQGSVVPPKPQGPKPGPKPGPRPPRVGNNPFGVGSGAPAPRPTPPRPGGGQQGERGPRPGGDRPGPRGGAPGGNRPSPGNMPPRPNPGMMPSRPARPAGGPGGRGGGPGGGRGGPGGGRGGGGPRGGGGGGGFRPGGTGGGGGGGGFRPGGGGGGGGFRGGRGGPGGRGGTAGAFGRPGGPSRKGRKSKRQKRQEYMENMQAPSVGGVRLPKGNGETIRLHRGASLTDFAEKIDANPASLVQVLFHLGEMVTATQSVSEDVLELLGSEMNYNVQVVSPEEEDRELLETFDITYGEDAGGEEDLQARPPVVTVMGHVDHGKTRLLDTIRQAKVAEGEAGGITQHIGAYQVETQVDGDRRVITFIDTPGHEAFTAMRARGAQATDIAVIVVAADDGVMPQTVEAINHAQAAKAPIVVAVNKIDVEGANPAKVRQQLTEYNLVAEEYGGDTMFVDISAKQGTNIDGLLEAIVLTADAALDLRANPEMEAQGVAIEAHLDRGRGPVATVLVQRGTLRVGDSVVAGDAYGRVRRMVDEYNRDVNEATPSRPVQVIGFTSVPRAGDTFLVVEEDRVARQIAERRQARIRNAENAARRKRVSLEDLDSALKETNTLNLIIKGDNSGTVEALEASLLQIDVGDEVELNVVHRGVGGVTESDIDLATASDAIVIGYNVRAQGKATERATREGVDVRYYTVIYQAIEEIEQALKGMLKPVYEEVELGKAEVREVFKSSKVGTIAGCLVSSGVIRRNAKARLLRDDVVVAENLPVNSLRRFKDDVVEVRDGFECGLTLGRFGDIKVGDVVETYELREKPRE, encoded by the coding sequence GTGGCAGGCAAAGCCCGCGTACATGAGCTCGCGAAAGAGCTCGGTGTCACGAGCAAGGAAGTACTCGCCAAGCTGAAGGAGCAGGGCGAGTTCGTGAAGTCCGCGTCATCCACGGTCGAGGCGCCCGTCGCCCGTCGGCTGCGTGACGCGTTTTCGAGCAAGGACGGCAAGCAGTCCGAGAGGCCGTCCGGCAGGGACAGGGCGTCGAGCCCGAAGCCGGCGCCGTCGGGTCGTGGTGTGCCCGCGCCGAAGCCGGCGCCGCCGCAGCGACCGCAGCCACAGCAGTCGCAGCAGTCGCAGCCCCAACAGGGGCAGGCCAAGCCCACCCCGCCGCAGGCCCCCAAGCCGGGTCCGCGTCCGGGCCCGAAGCCGGGCCCTGCGCCCAAGCAGGGTGAGCAGGCCCCGGCCGCGAAGGCCAAGGAGCAGGGCTCCGTCGTCCCGCCGAAGCCCCAGGGTCCGAAGCCCGGCCCGAAGCCGGGTCCGCGTCCTCCCCGGGTCGGCAACAACCCGTTCGGTGTCGGTTCCGGTGCGCCCGCGCCGCGTCCCACGCCTCCGCGGCCCGGTGGCGGGCAGCAGGGTGAGCGTGGTCCGCGTCCCGGTGGCGACCGGCCTGGCCCCCGTGGCGGTGCCCCCGGCGGCAACCGGCCGAGTCCCGGCAACATGCCGCCGCGCCCGAACCCCGGCATGATGCCGTCGCGTCCGGCGAGGCCCGCGGGCGGTCCCGGTGGCCGCGGTGGCGGCCCCGGTGGTGGCCGTGGCGGCCCCGGCGGCGGTCGTGGTGGCGGCGGCCCCCGTGGTGGTGGCGGCGGTGGCGGCTTCCGTCCCGGTGGCACCGGCGGCGGTGGCGGCGGTGGCGGCTTCCGTCCCGGTGGTGGCGGCGGTGGCGGCGGCTTCCGCGGTGGCCGTGGTGGCCCCGGTGGTCGTGGCGGCACGGCCGGCGCCTTCGGACGTCCCGGTGGTCCCTCGCGCAAGGGCCGCAAGTCGAAGCGGCAGAAGCGCCAGGAGTACATGGAGAACATGCAGGCGCCGTCGGTCGGCGGCGTGCGCCTGCCGAAGGGCAACGGCGAGACCATCCGGCTGCACCGGGGAGCGTCGCTGACCGACTTCGCGGAGAAGATCGACGCGAACCCGGCCTCACTGGTACAGGTGCTGTTCCACCTCGGTGAGATGGTCACCGCGACGCAGTCCGTCTCCGAGGACGTGCTGGAGCTGCTCGGCTCGGAGATGAACTACAACGTCCAGGTGGTCAGCCCCGAGGAGGAGGACCGCGAGCTGCTGGAGACCTTCGACATCACCTACGGCGAGGACGCCGGCGGTGAGGAGGACCTCCAGGCCAGGCCGCCGGTGGTGACCGTCATGGGTCACGTCGACCACGGTAAGACGCGACTGCTGGACACCATCCGGCAGGCGAAGGTCGCCGAGGGCGAGGCCGGTGGCATCACCCAGCACATCGGCGCTTACCAGGTGGAGACCCAGGTCGACGGCGACCGGCGCGTGATCACCTTCATCGACACCCCGGGTCACGAGGCGTTCACCGCCATGCGTGCCCGTGGTGCGCAGGCCACCGACATCGCCGTGATCGTGGTCGCGGCCGACGACGGTGTCATGCCGCAGACGGTGGAGGCCATCAACCACGCGCAGGCCGCCAAGGCACCGATCGTGGTCGCGGTCAACAAGATCGACGTCGAGGGCGCCAACCCGGCGAAGGTGCGCCAGCAGCTCACCGAGTACAACCTCGTGGCCGAGGAGTACGGCGGCGACACCATGTTCGTCGACATCTCGGCGAAGCAGGGCACCAACATCGACGGTCTGCTCGAGGCGATCGTGCTGACCGCCGACGCGGCGCTGGATCTCCGGGCCAACCCGGAGATGGAGGCCCAGGGTGTGGCCATCGAGGCGCACCTCGACCGTGGTCGTGGTCCCGTGGCGACGGTGCTGGTGCAGCGCGGCACGCTGCGCGTGGGCGACTCGGTGGTCGCCGGTGACGCCTACGGCCGGGTGCGGCGCATGGTCGACGAGTACAACCGCGACGTCAACGAGGCGACGCCGTCGAGGCCGGTGCAGGTCATCGGTTTCACGTCGGTGCCAAGGGCCGGTGACACCTTCCTCGTCGTCGAGGAGGACCGGGTGGCCCGGCAGATCGCGGAGCGTCGTCAGGCCCGGATCCGCAACGCGGAGAACGCGGCCCGGCGCAAGCGGGTCAGCCTGGAGGACCTGGACTCCGCGCTGAAGGAGACCAACACCCTCAACCTGATCATCAAGGGCGACAACTCGGGTACCGTCGAGGCGCTGGAGGCGTCGCTGCTCCAGATCGACGTCGGCGACGAGGTGGAGCTGAACGTCGTCCACCGCGGCGTGGGTGGTGTCACCGAGAGCGACATCGACCTCGCCACGGCGTCCGACGCCATCGTGATCGGGTACAACGTGCGGGCGCAGGGCAAGGCGACCGAACGGGCCACCCGTGAGGGCGTCGACGTCCGGTACTACACGGTGATCTACCAGGCGATCGAGGAGATCGAGCAGGCCCTCAAGGGCATGCTCAAGCCGGTGTACGAGGAGGTGGAGCTCGGCAAGGCCGAGGTCCGCGAGGTGTTCAAGTCCTCGAAGGTCGGCACGATCGCCGGTTGCCTCGTCTCCTCGGGCGTGATCCGCCGCAACGCGAAGGCACGCCTGCTGCGTGATGACGTGGTGGTCGCCGAGAACCTGCCGGTGAACTCGCTGCGCCGGTTCAAGGACGACGTCGTCGAGGTGCGCGACGGGTTCGAGTGTGGTCTCACGCTCGGCAGGTTCGGCGACATCAAGGTCGGTGACGTGGTCGAGACGTACGAGCTCCGCGAGAAGCCGCGCGAGTGA
- a CDS encoding DUF503 domain-containing protein, with protein sequence MFVGTLELDVLLGDVRSLKQKRSAVRPIVAELRRRYEVAVAEAGHLDLHRRSLLGVAVVAADASHVRDVLDACERLVASRPEIELLSAHRRLLGPED encoded by the coding sequence ATGTTCGTCGGCACACTGGAACTGGACGTGCTGCTCGGCGACGTCCGGTCGCTGAAGCAGAAGCGTTCCGCCGTGCGTCCGATCGTGGCCGAGCTACGGCGCCGGTACGAGGTCGCCGTCGCGGAGGCCGGGCATCTCGACCTGCACCGGCGTTCGTTGCTGGGTGTGGCCGTGGTGGCCGCGGACGCCTCCCACGTGCGGGACGTGCTGGACGCGTGCGAGCGGCTCGTGGCGTCGCGCCCGGAGATCGAACTGCTGTCGGCACACCGACGGCTGCTCGGCCCGGAGGACTGA
- the rbfA gene encoding 30S ribosome-binding factor RbfA produces MADQARARRLAKRIAQIVASALEHEIKDPRLGNVTITDARVTGDLRDATVYYTVLGDSLDSKPDFAGAAAALESARGVLRTKVGQGTGVRYTPTLTFVPDQLPQDARHIDDLLAKAREADAEVARLATGAQPAGEADPYRVKDDDED; encoded by the coding sequence ATGGCTGATCAGGCTCGCGCACGACGGTTGGCCAAGCGGATCGCGCAGATCGTGGCGTCCGCGTTGGAACACGAGATCAAGGACCCACGACTGGGCAACGTGACGATCACCGACGCCAGGGTCACGGGAGACCTGAGGGACGCAACCGTGTACTACACGGTGCTCGGGGACAGTCTCGACTCGAAGCCGGACTTCGCCGGTGCCGCCGCCGCGCTGGAGTCGGCGCGCGGGGTGTTGCGGACGAAGGTCGGACAGGGCACGGGTGTGCGCTACACGCCGACGCTGACGTTCGTGCCGGACCAGTTGCCGCAGGACGCTCGGCACATCGACGACCTGCTGGCGAAGGCGCGGGAGGCCGACGCCGAGGTGGCCCGCCTCGCCACGGGTGCGCAACCCGCGGGCGAGGCCGACCCGTACCGCGTGAAGGACGACGACGAGGACTGA
- a CDS encoding AAA family ATPase, whose amino-acid sequence MTTTPAITVLIGAPGAGKTTVARTLADRPVVLSLDRARAVCGEHEGDQKASRAAFAHVEKLVHEHLADGLAVAIDATGARRRDRRVWLRLAREHDVPATALVVSAPLEVCLERNADRPPHRRVPDHTVSRMWNTVSALTDTDLISEGFVRVERVTTAPEPN is encoded by the coding sequence GTGACGACCACACCCGCGATCACCGTGCTGATCGGTGCACCGGGGGCGGGTAAGACCACGGTGGCCCGTACCCTCGCCGACCGTCCGGTCGTGCTGTCCCTGGACAGGGCTCGGGCCGTCTGCGGCGAACACGAGGGCGACCAGAAGGCCAGCCGGGCTGCGTTCGCCCACGTCGAGAAGCTCGTTCACGAGCACCTCGCGGACGGACTGGCAGTGGCGATCGACGCCACGGGGGCGCGCCGACGCGACCGCAGGGTGTGGCTGCGCCTCGCCCGAGAGCACGACGTTCCCGCCACGGCTCTCGTCGTGTCAGCTCCGCTCGAGGTCTGTCTCGAACGCAACGCCGACCGGCCGCCACACCGCCGGGTGCCCGACCACACCGTCAGCCGCATGTGGAACACCGTCTCCGCACTCACCGACACCGACCTCATCAGTGAGGGATTCGTCCGGGTCGAACGGGTCACCACCGCACCGGAGCCGAACTGA
- a CDS encoding TRM11 family SAM-dependent methyltransferase: MPEYAILVLPSANRVYTDTAPTLVRAELSAFAPALSTDVADTDIRTIGGVDYVTLRTDRPLTDDDVALLSNVSSAYALFEVTGDLLRPLPMAPVARFGSDLLTIQKYPGKTNEQFTQLMVNLTVLASRWASAPFGTALHVLDPLCGRGSTLNQAMMYGFDATGVEVSAKDFEAYERFIKTWLRGNRLKHTAQSGVLRRNRTRLGQRLEIDYAPSKEAYRAGHTRNLTYYNTDTLRTDELLRPDSVDLIVTDAPYGVQHGSRGDDDSLARSPRDLLAAAVPVWSRVLRPGGALGISFNTYVLARDELLGILDRAGLSVVSGPGYDTLTHRVDHAIVRDLVVARKEPSPSGR; encoded by the coding sequence ATGCCCGAGTACGCGATTCTCGTCCTTCCCTCCGCCAACCGCGTCTACACCGACACCGCGCCCACGCTGGTGCGGGCCGAGCTGTCCGCGTTCGCGCCCGCCCTGTCGACCGACGTCGCCGACACCGACATCAGGACGATCGGCGGTGTGGACTACGTCACGCTCCGCACCGACCGGCCGTTGACGGACGACGACGTCGCGCTGCTGTCGAACGTCTCGTCGGCGTACGCCCTGTTCGAAGTCACCGGCGACCTGCTGCGCCCCCTGCCGATGGCGCCCGTCGCCCGATTCGGCTCCGACCTGTTGACCATCCAGAAGTACCCGGGCAAGACCAACGAACAGTTCACCCAGCTGATGGTCAACCTGACCGTGCTCGCCTCGCGGTGGGCCTCGGCCCCCTTCGGCACGGCGCTGCACGTGCTGGACCCGCTGTGCGGCCGGGGAAGCACGCTGAACCAGGCGATGATGTACGGCTTCGACGCCACGGGCGTGGAGGTCTCGGCGAAGGACTTCGAGGCCTACGAACGGTTCATCAAGACGTGGCTGCGCGGCAACCGCCTCAAGCACACCGCGCAGTCGGGGGTGCTGCGCCGAAACCGCACCCGGCTGGGGCAGCGGCTGGAGATCGACTACGCACCCAGCAAGGAGGCCTACCGCGCCGGGCACACCCGGAACCTCACCTACTACAACACCGACACGTTGCGTACCGACGAGCTGCTGCGCCCCGACTCGGTCGATCTGATCGTCACCGACGCCCCCTACGGCGTGCAGCACGGCAGCCGCGGTGACGACGACTCGCTCGCTCGCAGTCCGCGGGACCTGCTCGCCGCGGCGGTGCCGGTGTGGAGCCGGGTGCTGCGTCCCGGCGGCGCGCTGGGGATCTCGTTCAACACCTACGTCCTCGCCCGCGACGAGCTGCTCGGCATCCTCGACCGCGCCGGGCTGAGCGTGGTCAGCGGTCCCGGCTACGACACGCTGACGCACCGGGTCGACCATGCCATCGTGCGGGATCTGGTCGTGGCCCGGAAGGAGCCCTCGCCGTCCGGACGATGA
- a CDS encoding MATE family efflux transporter, which yields MTDTIQHRVPAREVWRLAVPALGVLAAEPLYVLVDTAVVGHLGALPLAGLALGGTLLSLVSTQLTFLSYGTTSRTARLHGAGRRAEAVGEGVQATWLALAVGLVVLLVGQLLAEPVALAMSGDPAVAEQTVSWLRIALCGAPMILVTMAGNGWMRGVQDAVRPLRYVLAGNALSAVLCPVLVYPVGWGLEGSAVANVVAQAVSASLFLLALVREGSLVRPDPRVMREQLRLGRDLVLRSLAFQACFVSATSVAARTSTEAVGAHQVVWQLWTFLSLVLDSVAIAAQSLVGAALGARDSPRARGIASQIVAYGLVFGCVLAVVFAAAYPVLPHAFTADAGVLGTIPHAWWFFVALQPVAGVVFALDGVLLGAGDAAFLRNATLGSAVLGYLPLIWLSLALGWGLVGIWTGLTLFMVLRLAFVLVRWRSGRWAVEGTVGAGGAVGA from the coding sequence GTGACCGACACGATCCAGCACCGCGTGCCAGCCCGCGAGGTGTGGCGGCTTGCCGTCCCCGCGCTCGGAGTGCTCGCCGCCGAACCGCTCTACGTGCTCGTCGACACCGCCGTGGTCGGTCACCTCGGCGCGTTGCCGCTGGCGGGCCTCGCGCTCGGCGGCACGTTGCTCTCGTTGGTGTCGACACAGCTCACGTTCCTGTCCTACGGCACCACGTCGCGCACGGCCCGGCTGCACGGCGCGGGTCGGCGTGCCGAGGCGGTGGGAGAGGGCGTGCAGGCCACGTGGCTCGCGCTGGCGGTCGGCCTCGTGGTGCTGCTCGTGGGGCAACTGCTGGCCGAACCCGTCGCCCTGGCGATGTCAGGAGATCCCGCCGTCGCGGAGCAGACGGTGTCGTGGCTGCGCATCGCCCTGTGCGGCGCGCCGATGATCCTCGTCACGATGGCCGGCAACGGCTGGATGCGGGGGGTGCAGGACGCCGTGCGCCCGCTGCGTTACGTCCTGGCGGGCAACGCGCTGTCGGCGGTGTTGTGTCCGGTGCTCGTGTACCCGGTGGGCTGGGGCCTCGAGGGTTCGGCCGTGGCGAACGTCGTGGCCCAGGCGGTGTCGGCGAGCCTGTTCCTGCTGGCGCTGGTGCGTGAGGGCAGCCTCGTGCGCCCGGATCCGAGGGTGATGCGCGAGCAGTTGCGGTTGGGCCGCGACCTCGTGCTGCGCAGCCTGGCCTTCCAGGCCTGCTTCGTGTCCGCCACCTCGGTGGCCGCGCGGACGTCCACCGAGGCCGTCGGCGCGCACCAGGTGGTGTGGCAGTTGTGGACGTTTTTGTCGCTGGTGCTCGACTCGGTGGCCATCGCGGCGCAGTCGCTGGTCGGCGCCGCGCTCGGAGCACGCGACTCGCCGCGAGCACGCGGCATCGCCTCGCAGATCGTCGCCTACGGGCTCGTGTTCGGTTGCGTGCTCGCCGTGGTGTTCGCCGCGGCGTATCCCGTACTGCCCCACGCGTTCACGGCCGACGCCGGGGTGCTCGGCACCATCCCGCACGCGTGGTGGTTCTTCGTCGCGTTGCAGCCGGTGGCGGGAGTCGTGTTCGCGCTGGACGGCGTGCTTCTCGGCGCGGGTGACGCCGCGTTCCTACGCAACGCGACGCTGGGCAGTGCCGTGCTCGGTTATCTGCCGCTGATCTGGCTGTCGCTGGCGCTCGGCTGGGGGCTCGTGGGCATCTGGACCGGGCTGACGCTGTTCATGGTCCTGCGCCTGGCCTTCGTGCTGGTGCGGTGGCGTTCGGGGCGTTGGGCCGTCGAAGGGACGGTGGGCGCGGGAGGTGCCGTCGGGGCGTGA
- a CDS encoding MFS transporter → MSSRPATTAPATPLTSWLIWLTAAVVYLLAVFHRTSLGVAGLDAAERFGVGSAALATFTVLQIGVYAAMQIPTGVLVDRFGPRRVLTGALLFLGLGQVLLALAHTYAVALVARGVLGLGDALTFVSVLRLAANHFPGRQYMLVTALTGTLGFVGNLAATLPLTLLLAGPGWTPTFLVAGLVTLVFTAAVTLRVRDTPTSRTAASPSESLSEVTAQLREALRVPGTRLGFWTHFSAPFSQNVMVLLWGVPFLVDGQGYPATTASSLLAVFVVGAMVSGPLLGGFVGRRPELRIPLVVTYLVATGVVWAVLLGWPGQVPIAVLVPAFTVLSLGGPFSTIGFALARDYNPMSRVGTATGIVNVGGFVATTVASLAIGLLLEATGGDYRVALLTMVVVLAFGAWRMGVWWLRARAAVFAAEERGESVPVRLRRHRWDSVRAKLEGSPSPV, encoded by the coding sequence TTGTCTTCCCGACCTGCCACGACCGCGCCCGCTACGCCGCTGACGTCGTGGTTGATCTGGTTGACCGCCGCCGTCGTCTACCTACTCGCCGTCTTCCACCGAACCTCACTGGGCGTCGCGGGTCTCGACGCCGCCGAACGGTTCGGCGTCGGCTCCGCAGCCCTGGCCACCTTCACCGTCCTGCAGATCGGCGTGTACGCGGCCATGCAGATCCCCACCGGGGTGCTGGTCGACCGGTTCGGGCCGCGCAGGGTGCTCACCGGTGCCCTGCTCTTCCTGGGGCTCGGGCAGGTGCTGCTCGCACTGGCCCACACCTATGCCGTCGCGCTCGTCGCGCGCGGGGTGCTCGGACTCGGTGACGCGCTGACGTTCGTCTCCGTTCTCCGCCTTGCCGCCAACCACTTCCCCGGCAGGCAGTACATGCTCGTCACCGCGTTGACGGGCACGCTCGGTTTCGTCGGCAACCTGGCCGCCACCCTGCCGCTGACCCTCTTGCTCGCCGGGCCCGGCTGGACCCCCACGTTCCTCGTGGCGGGGCTCGTGACGCTGGTGTTCACCGCCGCGGTGACCCTGCGTGTGCGCGACACACCCACCTCCAGGACGGCGGCCTCCCCGTCGGAGTCCCTCTCGGAGGTCACGGCCCAGCTGCGGGAGGCACTGCGCGTCCCCGGCACGCGGCTGGGGTTCTGGACGCACTTCTCCGCCCCGTTCTCCCAGAACGTGATGGTGTTGTTGTGGGGTGTGCCGTTCCTCGTGGACGGGCAGGGCTATCCCGCCACGACAGCGAGTTCGCTGCTGGCGGTGTTCGTGGTCGGCGCCATGGTCAGTGGTCCGTTGCTCGGCGGGTTCGTGGGCCGCAGGCCGGAGCTGCGCATACCGCTCGTGGTCACCTACCTCGTGGCCACCGGTGTGGTGTGGGCGGTGCTGCTCGGCTGGCCGGGTCAGGTGCCCATCGCCGTGTTGGTGCCCGCGTTCACCGTCCTGTCGCTCGGTGGTCCGTTCTCCACGATTGGCTTCGCGCTCGCCCGCGACTACAACCCGATGTCGCGGGTCGGCACCGCCACCGGCATCGTCAACGTCGGCGGGTTCGTCGCCACCACCGTGGCGTCCCTGGCCATCGGTCTGCTGCTGGAGGCCACGGGTGGTGACTACCGGGTCGCCCTGCTGACGATGGTGGTCGTGCTCGCTTTCGGGGCCTGGCGGATGGGCGTGTGGTGGCTGCGGGCGCGGGCGGCCGTGTTCGCCGCGGAGGAGAGGGGAGAGTCGGTGCCCGTGCGACTGCGCAGGCACCGCTGGGACTCGGTGCGCGCCAAACTCGAAGGCTCGCCGTCGCCGGTGTGA
- the truB gene encoding tRNA pseudouridine(55) synthase TruB, which translates to MPVQAPPPGLLIVDKPGGMTSHDVVAKARRFLRTRRVGHAGTLDPMATGVLVLGVERATKLLGHLALDRKTYLATIALGAATTTDDAEGEITSRADVSAVAGVSDADIAAGIAALTGDILQKPSAVSAVKVNGKRAYARVRAGEEVDLPARPVTVHRFDLLATRRETDRVELDVMVDCSSGTYVRALARDLGAALGVGGHLAALRRTSVGPFTLAKARTLDEVEREPGLSLNLAEAVAAAFPRTDVDAPVAAAIRHGQRVPAAGLEGTYGVFAPDGHVLALAQDTGRTAKPVVVLDPA; encoded by the coding sequence GTGCCTGTGCAAGCTCCCCCTCCCGGCCTGCTGATCGTCGACAAACCCGGCGGAATGACGTCTCACGACGTCGTCGCCAAGGCTCGCCGTTTCCTGCGTACCCGCAGGGTCGGCCACGCCGGGACGCTCGACCCGATGGCCACCGGGGTGCTGGTGCTGGGTGTGGAGCGCGCCACGAAGCTGCTCGGCCACCTGGCGCTCGACCGCAAGACCTACCTCGCCACGATCGCCCTCGGCGCCGCCACCACGACCGACGACGCCGAGGGTGAGATCACCTCACGGGCGGACGTCTCCGCCGTCGCGGGTGTGTCCGATGCCGACATCGCGGCGGGGATCGCCGCGTTGACCGGTGACATCCTGCAGAAGCCCAGCGCGGTGAGCGCGGTGAAGGTGAACGGCAAGCGCGCCTACGCGCGGGTGCGCGCGGGGGAGGAGGTCGACCTGCCCGCCAGGCCGGTCACCGTGCACCGGTTCGACCTGCTGGCCACGCGTAGGGAGACCGACCGCGTCGAGCTCGACGTGATGGTGGACTGCTCGTCGGGCACCTACGTGCGGGCGCTGGCGCGCGACCTCGGCGCCGCGCTCGGCGTCGGTGGCCACCTCGCGGCGCTGCGGCGCACGTCCGTCGGACCGTTCACCCTGGCGAAAGCCCGCACCCTCGACGAGGTCGAGCGGGAACCCGGGCTGTCCCTGAACCTCGCCGAGGCCGTGGCCGCCGCCTTCCCCCGCACCGACGTGGACGCGCCCGTCGCGGCCGCGATCCGGCACGGGCAGCGGGTTCCCGCGGCGGGACTGGAGGGCACCTACGGCGTGTTCGCGCCCGACGGGCACGTGCTCGCGCTGGCGCAGGACACCGGGCGCACCGCCAAGCCGGTGGTCGTCCTCGACCCGGCTTAG